In Pocillopora verrucosa isolate sample1 chromosome 13, ASM3666991v2, whole genome shotgun sequence, one genomic interval encodes:
- the LOC131783878 gene encoding uncharacterized protein — translation MADSYQVLAICMLLVAISCVSRARDCIPVHGYESCACYFPAVNDTREYVNLLPLKTNSSSPRFTSKTKNKWYISYSPCAEFSEFVGENSTTTVSCSKTSVARWTNLSAHQCDSLGDEASGKFEMDVDNELIKSNLTLKFQNSKSKHRAVISLICNQSLPQNEAVFEYVGTKNDPVDTYYLSLTSACCCQGKCGIPPEIPYTAKTPTGSSSKSGGLKSWEIAVITIGGVLLLVLMGGMEGCIQGPVRNRKTAC, via the exons ATGGCAGATTCATATCAAGTCCTAGCTATTTGCATGTTACTGGTGGCAATCAGCTGTGTTTCGCGCGCGCGTGATTGTATCCCTGTGCACGGATATGAGAGTTGCGCGTGCTATTTTCCAGCAGTTAATGACACAAGGGAATATGTCAACCTTCTACCATTGAAGACAAATTCGTCTTCTCCAAG GTTTACAAGTAAGACCAAGAACAAGTGGTACATATCTTACAGTCCGTGTGCTGAGTTCAGTGAGTTTGTTGGGGAAAACAGTACCACCACCGTCTCTTGTTCTAAGACTTCG GTTGCCAGATGGACTAACTTATCTGCTCACCAGTGTGATAGTTTGGGCGATGAAGCcagtggaaaatttgaaatggatGTTGACAATGAATTGATCAAATCAAATCTTACCCTTAAATTTCA GAATTCCAAAAGTAAACATAGAGCTGTGATTTCATTAATCTGCAATCAATCTTTACCACAAAATGAGGCGGTCTTTGAATATGTTGGCACCAAAAATGATCCAGTGGATACATAT TACTTGTCATTGACCAGTGCTTGCTGTTGTCAAGGAAAATGTGGAATTCCTCCTG AAATCCCTTACACAGCAAAAACACCCACCG GCTCGTCGTCTAAGTCTGGAGGCCTTAAAAGTTGGGAAATAGCTGTGATAACGATTGGAGGTGTCCTTTTGTTGGTCTTGATGGGGGGCATGGAGGGGTGCATTCAGGGCCCTGTCAGAAACCGGAAGACCGCATGTTAG